From the genome of Thermogutta terrifontis, one region includes:
- the infA gene encoding translation initiation factor IF-1 — translation MAKEKEKGIEVQGVVTEALANTNFRVQLETGHTVLAYVAGKMRKNFIRIVPGDKVRVELSPYDPTKGRITYRER, via the coding sequence ATGGCGAAAGAAAAGGAAAAAGGTATTGAAGTTCAAGGTGTGGTGACAGAAGCACTCGCGAACACGAACTTCCGGGTACAGCTCGAGACCGGCCACACGGTGTTGGCCTATGTGGCCGGGAAGATGCGGAAGAACTTCATTCGGATCGTGCCCGGAGACAAAGTCCGCGTCGAGCTTTCTCCCTACGATCCTACCAAGGGGCGGATCACTTATCGCGAGCGATAG
- a CDS encoding DUF1598 domain-containing protein, translated as MYQSAFRAGLGLSVVLLLWWGGLVGRSFAQQDQNAGMAGVVVSPDGVLRTQVVSDPTGQIMRDRIAAARSTLPADIARFSKLRKVSLPRLERAIIRQQGVVTEDMKYLAGLLRIRYVFLYPESGDIVLAGPAEGWVEDPTGHVVGLTTGRPVIQLQDLVTALRAYPPDGEGPAVIGCSIDPTQEGLARMQEFLRSMGSFFPPGREQEVAAKMLAGVKQSLGMHQITITGVPPDTHFAHVLVEADYRMKLIGIGLERPPVRMVSFVDRALSSSVSPNQLFRWYFVPDYQCLRVSDDGSALELVGEGVKLVGEDELVTASGERKTASAASLASKAFTTSFTKNYPQLAARVPVYAELRNLIDMAVVAAYMQKQDYYGRAQWKMEFFRDEKKFPVRVYPAPKMAESAVTAVIRPGRVSTPVGGGVQIEPEEALQSENLLPDEKGEVQKTKQSIRIDVPEDAWWWD; from the coding sequence ATGTATCAGTCAGCTTTTCGTGCAGGCCTGGGGTTGAGCGTTGTCCTGCTCCTTTGGTGGGGTGGGCTCGTCGGGAGGAGTTTTGCCCAGCAGGATCAGAACGCCGGCATGGCAGGCGTGGTTGTCAGCCCTGACGGCGTCCTCCGCACACAGGTGGTTTCCGATCCCACCGGCCAGATCATGCGGGACAGGATTGCCGCCGCCCGAAGCACGCTCCCTGCCGACATCGCCAGGTTCAGCAAGCTGCGGAAAGTTTCGCTGCCACGGTTGGAGCGAGCAATCATCCGTCAGCAGGGAGTCGTGACGGAAGACATGAAATATCTGGCCGGGTTGCTGCGGATTCGCTATGTGTTCCTTTATCCGGAAAGTGGCGATATTGTGCTGGCCGGGCCGGCCGAAGGTTGGGTCGAGGATCCAACTGGGCACGTGGTCGGACTGACGACGGGTCGGCCTGTGATCCAGCTTCAGGATTTGGTCACGGCCCTGCGGGCGTATCCGCCGGATGGTGAAGGCCCGGCCGTTATCGGTTGCTCCATCGATCCGACTCAGGAGGGACTTGCCCGAATGCAGGAGTTCCTGCGGAGCATGGGAAGTTTCTTTCCGCCGGGAAGAGAGCAGGAAGTCGCTGCGAAGATGCTGGCGGGAGTCAAGCAGAGTTTGGGAATGCATCAGATCACGATCACGGGAGTCCCGCCAGACACGCATTTTGCCCACGTGCTGGTGGAGGCGGACTATCGGATGAAATTGATCGGGATCGGCTTGGAACGCCCTCCCGTGCGGATGGTGAGTTTCGTGGATCGCGCCCTCTCCTCCTCCGTTTCCCCCAATCAGCTCTTCCGCTGGTACTTTGTGCCCGATTATCAGTGTTTGCGTGTTAGCGACGACGGATCGGCGCTGGAGTTGGTGGGCGAGGGGGTCAAGTTGGTGGGCGAAGACGAACTCGTAACGGCAAGTGGGGAACGCAAGACGGCGTCGGCAGCGAGCCTCGCCAGCAAGGCATTCACCACAAGTTTCACCAAGAACTATCCGCAATTGGCGGCTCGCGTGCCGGTGTATGCCGAATTGCGAAACCTCATCGACATGGCGGTTGTCGCGGCGTACATGCAAAAGCAGGACTATTACGGACGGGCGCAGTGGAAAATGGAATTCTTCCGTGATGAGAAGAAGTTTCCCGTTCGCGTGTATCCTGCCCCGAAAATGGCCGAGTCGGCTGTGACCGCCGTCATTCGGCCCGGCCGGGTTAGCACGCCGGTGGGTGGCGGGGTTCAGATCGAACCGGAAGAAGCCCTCCAGTCCGAAAACCTGCTCCCCGATGAGAAAGGCGAGGTCCAGAAAACTAAGCAGAGCATTCGGATTGATGTGCCCGAGGATGCCTGGTGGTGGGATTGA
- the folD gene encoding bifunctional methylenetetrahydrofolate dehydrogenase/methenyltetrahydrofolate cyclohydrolase FolD, which yields MPAEIIDGKKIAQELREEIRAAVEELKSRYNVVPGLATVLVGDNPASVSYVSAKNRACAELGMRSFQHTLPESTSEDELLSLIAGLNADPLVHGILVQLPLPRGLSEDRVLRAIDPKKDVDGFHPYNVGLLALGDPVFPPCTPAGILELLIRSGTQVEGAEVVVVGRSNIVGKPVALMLMQKRKGANATVTVCHTQTRDLAFHTRRADILIVAAGKPQAVTGDMIRPGATVIDVGVNRIGYTEAGKAKLVGDVDFESAVQIAGKITPVPGGVGPMTITMLMRNTLRAARLSLGLNLDD from the coding sequence ATGCCTGCGGAGATCATCGACGGTAAAAAAATCGCCCAGGAGCTGCGCGAGGAAATCCGTGCTGCTGTGGAGGAACTGAAGAGTCGGTACAACGTTGTCCCCGGGTTGGCGACGGTATTGGTGGGAGACAACCCAGCGTCGGTGTCTTACGTGTCAGCCAAAAACAGGGCTTGCGCAGAACTGGGAATGCGATCGTTCCAGCACACACTTCCCGAAAGTACCAGCGAGGACGAATTACTGTCGCTGATTGCGGGACTGAATGCAGATCCCCTGGTCCACGGCATCCTGGTGCAGTTGCCACTGCCTCGAGGCTTATCCGAAGATCGCGTCCTTCGCGCTATCGATCCCAAAAAAGATGTGGATGGTTTCCATCCGTACAACGTGGGGCTTCTCGCCTTGGGAGACCCGGTCTTTCCCCCATGCACCCCCGCAGGAATCCTGGAACTCCTCATTCGATCCGGTACGCAGGTTGAAGGGGCGGAGGTTGTTGTGGTCGGGCGAAGTAACATCGTTGGCAAACCCGTCGCCCTGATGCTCATGCAAAAACGAAAGGGCGCTAATGCCACGGTAACCGTCTGCCACACCCAGACGAGAGACCTCGCGTTCCATACCCGGCGGGCGGATATTCTCATCGTCGCCGCGGGGAAACCGCAAGCGGTTACAGGGGACATGATCCGTCCGGGGGCCACCGTCATTGATGTGGGGGTCAATCGAATCGGATACACGGAGGCCGGTAAAGCCAAACTGGTCGGCGATGTGGACTTCGAATCGGCGGTTCAAATTGCGGGCAAGATAACCCCTGTTCCAGGGGGGGTTGGCCCCATGACGATCACGATGCTCATGCGCAACACTCTCCGTGCGGCTCGGCTAAGTTTGGGCCTCAACTTGGATGACTGA
- the fmt gene encoding methionyl-tRNA formyltransferase, with the protein MIGTGPFGVPTFEELYRTHHSVVCLVTAPLIRRGKPVPPSPLREIALAHGTPIFDPEDINTPSSREFLASQDADLLVVCDYGQILAPETLATARLGGINLHASLLPKYRGAAPINWAIYHGEKTTGVSVIHMTPQVDAGPIIAQGEIEILPDETAPQLEQRLAKLGAWFVRRALDNLEAGLLEALPQDPRLASRAPRLKKSDGLVDWSRPAEAIRNQVRAMEPWPKTFTYWHRPGKPPLQIILGPVSTTSEIPPDAPPGTVVKADKSGIVVAAGQGGVVITQLQPAGKRMMSADEFLRGYRLRPGDRFGPPEEPSTINGATTSENAVKQNDEESRRPEVT; encoded by the coding sequence ATGATTGGTACAGGTCCATTCGGCGTTCCCACATTTGAGGAGCTTTACCGCACTCATCATTCAGTGGTGTGCCTGGTAACGGCCCCTCTTATTCGCCGGGGAAAGCCTGTTCCTCCCAGCCCGCTGCGGGAAATTGCCCTCGCTCATGGCACGCCGATTTTTGACCCCGAGGACATCAACACCCCGTCCTCCCGAGAATTTCTCGCCAGTCAGGACGCCGACCTGCTTGTCGTCTGCGATTATGGGCAGATTCTAGCGCCCGAGACACTGGCCACGGCACGGTTAGGGGGGATCAACCTCCATGCTTCCTTGCTTCCCAAGTATCGCGGCGCCGCGCCAATCAACTGGGCCATCTATCACGGCGAAAAGACAACCGGCGTGAGCGTCATCCACATGACGCCCCAGGTGGATGCTGGCCCGATCATTGCTCAAGGGGAGATCGAAATCCTTCCCGATGAAACAGCTCCCCAACTCGAACAGCGGCTGGCCAAGCTGGGCGCGTGGTTTGTTCGCCGCGCCCTGGACAACCTGGAAGCGGGACTCCTCGAAGCCCTGCCCCAGGATCCTCGTCTGGCTTCCCGGGCACCCCGGCTGAAAAAATCCGATGGGCTGGTGGATTGGAGTCGGCCTGCGGAGGCCATTCGCAATCAGGTACGGGCGATGGAACCCTGGCCGAAAACCTTCACCTACTGGCATCGGCCGGGCAAGCCGCCACTCCAAATCATTCTTGGCCCCGTCTCGACGACCAGTGAAATCCCGCCTGACGCCCCACCGGGAACCGTTGTGAAGGCCGATAAGTCAGGAATCGTGGTGGCTGCCGGTCAGGGGGGCGTCGTGATCACGCAGCTCCAACCAGCAGGAAAACGAATGATGTCCGCCGATGAGTTCCTGCGAGGTTACCGACTTCGACCTGGGGACCGCTTCGGTCCTCCGGAAGAGCCGTCCACAATCAATGGGGCAACGACTTCAGAGAACGCTGTGAAGCAAAACGATGAGGAATCGAGACGTCCGGAAGTCACTTGA
- a CDS encoding deoxyribodipyrimidine photolyase, with product MKTEHPRAREAVKSHEFPRPGHAIAVPRERIRLLRDAPIPLSRPIIYWMGVQHRLSWNFALDRAVEIAQLCQASHLLVVETPAPFQRLTARHFKFWWDAVREHSSDLSAWGRDFVAGCPHRWEVFLERLLQAASHCGALIVDDFPYHEYRELLDRLGNKAQCRVEAVDSCGLLPLAVHPRCFPTARGFRRVVQELLPYWLQHLPDPRPVGDRWQRAHHVASADWWPPFTPEEMPDLSTDSPSCDPAWVDHTVPPVRERGGSKAAHARWRHFLTHKIEHYDSQRNHPDAEATSGLSGYLHFGMISPFELVRDIFRRANESGWPERTNSPLPAAQKPIPTNWWGLPSGFAEFLDQLLVWREIGFNFCVFQRDYKSWNSLPEWARRTLTAHRRDPRPKIYTETQLACSATDDILWNAAQTELREHGRMHNYLRMLWGKKILEWSPTPESALETMIELNDRYALDGCDPNSYTGICWILGRYDRPWGPERPIFGTVRYMSTASAMRKLRVKAYLQKYGTAPGSSSEGPGLFDRL from the coding sequence ATGAAAACGGAACATCCGCGTGCCAGAGAGGCCGTGAAAAGCCACGAATTTCCCCGGCCGGGCCACGCCATTGCTGTACCCCGCGAACGAATTCGCCTATTGCGGGATGCCCCGATTCCACTCTCCCGACCGATCATCTACTGGATGGGTGTCCAGCATCGTCTGAGCTGGAATTTTGCCCTGGATCGGGCGGTCGAGATCGCCCAACTGTGCCAGGCATCTCATCTGCTGGTTGTAGAAACACCGGCTCCGTTTCAGCGGTTGACGGCCCGACACTTTAAATTCTGGTGGGATGCTGTCCGCGAGCATTCGAGCGACCTATCAGCATGGGGTCGAGATTTTGTGGCTGGCTGCCCCCACCGTTGGGAAGTTTTTTTGGAGCGGCTTCTTCAGGCTGCGTCGCATTGCGGCGCCCTCATCGTGGATGACTTTCCCTACCACGAATACCGGGAACTCCTCGACCGACTCGGTAACAAAGCCCAGTGCCGGGTGGAGGCGGTGGATTCCTGTGGTCTCCTGCCCCTGGCGGTTCATCCGAGATGCTTTCCCACGGCGCGAGGTTTCCGCCGCGTCGTTCAGGAACTCCTTCCATACTGGCTTCAGCACCTCCCTGATCCAAGACCTGTCGGCGATCGATGGCAGCGAGCACACCACGTCGCGAGCGCTGACTGGTGGCCGCCGTTTACTCCGGAGGAGATGCCGGATCTCTCAACAGATTCACCGAGCTGTGATCCTGCATGGGTAGATCACACCGTGCCGCCTGTTAGGGAACGGGGTGGTTCCAAGGCAGCGCATGCCCGCTGGAGGCATTTCCTGACCCACAAAATTGAACACTATGACAGCCAGCGCAATCATCCCGACGCCGAAGCGACCAGCGGTTTGTCCGGGTATCTTCACTTTGGCATGATTTCTCCCTTCGAGTTGGTTCGCGACATCTTCCGCAGGGCAAATGAGTCAGGTTGGCCAGAGAGAACAAACAGCCCTTTGCCGGCTGCCCAAAAGCCTATTCCGACGAATTGGTGGGGACTCCCCTCCGGCTTCGCGGAATTTTTGGACCAACTTCTGGTCTGGCGAGAAATTGGTTTCAATTTTTGTGTCTTCCAGCGGGACTATAAATCGTGGAACTCGCTTCCGGAATGGGCGAGGCGGACGCTCACCGCTCACCGCCGCGACCCCCGTCCAAAAATCTACACCGAGACCCAATTGGCCTGCTCCGCCACAGACGACATCCTCTGGAACGCAGCCCAGACCGAACTTCGCGAGCACGGGCGGATGCATAACTATTTGAGAATGCTCTGGGGCAAAAAAATTCTGGAGTGGTCACCCACTCCAGAATCGGCACTCGAAACGATGATCGAGTTGAACGACCGATACGCCCTGGACGGCTGTGATCCCAACTCCTACACCGGTATCTGCTGGATCCTTGGCCGCTACGATCGCCCGTGGGGTCCCGAAAGGCCCATCTTCGGCACAGTTCGTTACATGAGTACCGCCAGTGCCATGCGGAAACTCCGAGTTAAGGCTTATCTCCAAAAATACGGCACCGCACCTGGCAGCTCATCCGAGGGTCCCGGTTTATTCGATCGTCTTTAA